One Pseudomonas sp. B21_DOA genomic window, GGCGTCGATACCGCTGATGCGCGTGTGGGTGCGCACCTCGGCTTTCAACTGCTCGGCCATGGCGCCGGGTTCGGCCATGCTCAGGCCATCGGCGTCCTTGTGCTTGCCGAAACCGGTGGAGAGCATCGGCTTGGAGTAAGAGCGGCCGTCGTCGGCGGTGATCAGCAGTAGCGGGGTTTCGCTGTCGAGCTTGCGAAACTCGCGGGCCAGGTTGTAGCCCGCAAGCCCGGTGCCGATGATGACGACTGGTGCGCTCATGCCTTACTCCTCTGATTTGCTTAGTTGATTTCGATCATTTCGAAGTCCATCTTGCCGACGCCGCAGTCGGGGCACAGCCAGTCTGCCGGAACGTCTTCCCAGCGGGTGCCCGGCGCGATGCCGTCATCCGGCCAGCCGTCGGCTTCGTTA contains:
- a CDS encoding rubredoxin; this encodes MKKWQCIVCGLIYNEADGWPDDGIAPGTRWEDVPADWLCPDCGVGKMDFEMIEIN